The following is a genomic window from Planctomycetia bacterium.
AATTTGACCACTGAGTTGTTGGCGATGCTGGCGACGTAGATGTTATTGTCGGCCCCGATGGCCATGCCGGTCGGCGCCGTGATCGAGGGAATGAAGCGATCGATGAAGGCGCCCGTCGTCGCGTTGTAGCGATGCACGCGATTAGCCTGCTCAGCGTTGACGAGCACCTCGTTGCAACCGTAACGAAACAGAATCGTGCGCGGGCGACTGAGGAGAGTCAGACCCACCCCGCTTGCGATATAGGTGTTAATGAAAGCGCCGGTCCCACCGTTGTATCTGAGCACGCGATTGCTGAAGTACGAGGGCACATACAGATTGCCGTCAATGCCGAAGATCATCCCCGCATCCGGCCCGTTCAGGGTGTTGGCGCCGGTGGGCACAAACACATTGAGAAACGCGCCGGTCGTGCCGTCATAGCGAAGGACGGAATCATTATCGAAACTCGCCACGTAGAGGTTGCCGTCGGGTCCAAACACCGCCGTGGTCGGACCGTTGAGCCCGCCGGTCTCGTCCACCATCGGCGTACCGGGATCGTCGAAGATAAACTCGTCGATATAGGCGAAAGTCTGCCGGTCGTAGCGCAGGACTTTGTTCGATTCCTCGCAGCTGACGTAGAGCCGTCCATCCGGTCCGACCGTCACGCCGAGCGGGCCGTCCATATCGCCGCCCGGTCCGAGGTCGCCGATGTATGCGCCGGTCGTCGCGTCGTAGCGGTGCACCTGGTCGGAGTTAAACCCGCTGGCCAGCAGCACGCCACCGGCGATGGCCGGGGTGGCGCATAGTCCAATAGTCACGATGACGGCGATGCAGAATGCGAGGCGGTTGCCAATAGACGCCATGGCCTGGTCCTCCAAGATGAGAGTCGGCGCGCACCTTCCCCTTAAGTAGCGCCGTCCGGCGTGTTGCGATTCGTTCCGGCATGTCCGACCGACTCGGAATCCGTGAATTCCTGAGTCGTTCTGGGTATACTCAACGAGGATCAGTGCCTCGCCGGTCCCGCCGAATACAGAAGCGCACACCGTCGGCCCGCGCGGCCAAAATTTTTTCCGCCCGGCCGGCGATTAACTGACAAACGCTCCTGAGAACCACCATGTCGAGAATCCCGCATACCCTGCACAACGCTCAGCCGCTCTCGACGGTGGTCTATCGCTCGCTTCGCGCCATGGCGCATCGCCACCTTGCGGGCGAACGCCACGACCACACCCTCCAGCCGACGGCCCTGGCTCACGAGGCGTACATTCGCGTCTCCCATCGCGCCGACGGGTTTCCCGCCGATCCTGCCCAGTTCCTGTTGGCGGCCGCCGGCGCGATGCGATGCATCCTCGTGGATCACGCGCGCCGCCGAGCCGCGCAAAAGCGCGGGGGCGATGTTCATCGAGCAAGAGCGCCGGTCGATTTGATCCAGGCCGACAGCGCGCGAGTCGACCTGCTGGCCCTCGACGAATCACTGAATCGCCTGCGCGAACTGGACGCTCAACTCGCCCAGGTCGTGGAGATGCGGTATTTCGGCGGTCTGGGCGATGCCGACATCGCGGATGTTCTCAAATGCTCGACCCGCAGCGTGCGCCGCGCGTGGAGCGTCGCCCGTGCGTGGCTCGCGCGGGAACTACGGCCCTAGAGGGAAAGTGAAGTGAGCGCGGCGCCCTGGTCTCAGGTTCGACGGATCGTTGAAGCGGCCATCCATTGTCCCGCTCATCGTCGTGACCGGCTGCTCGACCGCGCCTGCAGGGGTAGTGCCGACCTGCGCCGGCAAGTCAGCGACCTGCTGTCTCAGGAGCTGCCCGACGAATCATGGCTGGAGTCGCCGGTCGCCGGCGCTGCAACCCATCTGCTCGAATTGTCTCATCTGGTCGGACGAACCGGTTACATCGGCCGCTATCGCATCGGCGAAGTCATCGCGGTCGGCGGCATGGGCGTCGTCCTTCGCGGCATCGATGAATCAACTGACCATCCGCGCCCCGTAGCGATCAAAATCCTCCCCCGCGGCCTCTGCACGCGGCGCACCCTGCGCGCCTTTCGGCGTGAGCGGCGACTGCTCGAGCAACTGAACCATCCCAACATCACGCAAATACTGGAGTCAGGTCTCTGCCCCGACGGACAGCCGTACATCGTCATGGAATTAGTCGACGGCCATCCGATTGACCAGTATTTTCGTCTTCATCCGACTTCGCTCGAAGATCGCCTGTCCCTGTTTCGCGCCGTCTGCCTCGCCGTGCATTACGCCCACCAGAGCCTCATCGTTCATCGCGATCTGAAACCCGGCAACATCCTCGTGGGCACAGGCGGCGTTGTGAAGCTGCTCGACTTCGGCATCGCCAAGCTGCTAGATCCCGACGCGCGTGCCGCCGGCTCGAAGACCGAGACGATGATGGATGCCATGACGCTTCAGTACAGCAGCCCGGAGCAGATTCGCGGCGAGCCCATCACCACCGCGACGGACGTCTATTCGCTGGGCGTGATTCTCTACGAGCTTCTGGCGGGGCGTCCGCCTTACGACTTGTCCCGCAGTTCCCGCTATGAAGCCGAGAAGACGATCTGCGAACTGACGCCGCAAAGTCCGCGCGAGGCGTCCATGGATGGCGGCGCCGAGTGGAGTTCGGCACTGGACCGGATCGCCATGATGGCCATGCACAAAGAGCCGGGCAGGCGTTACGCATCCGCCGAACAGCTCGCCGAAGACATTCGACGATATCTCGACGGTGTCACCGTCATGGCCTACAAGCCCGGCCGATTCGAGCGGGCCATTGGACTGATGAAAAAACACCGTGTAGCCTTCGGCGTGGCGGCGGCTTCATTCGCGGCCGTCTGCACGCTCGCGATCGTGTCGGCCTTCGCGGCGCACGAGGCCACGGTCTCGCGCGACCGGGAAAGAAAAGCGCGCCAAGTCTCGCAAAGCATCAACGGTTTCATGAGCGAATTGCTGGCGATGGCCCGTCCGGAGCGGCTGGGGTCGTCCGACTCCGGGCTCCATGTCCTGCAGGAGGCGTCGGCCTTGGTCGAACATGAACTGGGCGATCAACCGAACATCGCGGCGGGCGTGTACATGCAGATCGCCAGCGCCTATTTCAATCTGCGCCGAGACGCCGAGTCGATTCGCAATTATCGAAGCGCCCTGGCCTGCCTGCGCCGAAGCGACCCCCCGGACAAGGAGCGTCTTGCCGAATGCCTCGGTTCACTCGGCGCGGCCTTGTCCTATCGCGATGACGAGGAGGGACTGACCCTTCAACGCGAAGCGCTTCAAATTCGCCGCGAGCAGTACGGTGAAAATGATCTGCGCGTGGCCAAAAGCATGCACGGCGTGGGGTTCGCACTGACGCGCTGTGCCCGACCGCCGCGATACAAGGAGGCCGAGGAACTCTATCGCGCGGCCTTGGATATGCGACGACGACTGGGCGCCGAAGAATCCGCCGCAACCGCTCACAACCTTCACGCCCTCGCTGCTCTTATGCGTCATCAAAATCGGCTGGAGGAATCGGCAACGCAGTATGAGCAGGCACTCGTCCTGAGCCGCCGCGTGCTGCGGCCGCTGGACGGGCAGCTCATCGACCTCTTGAATGACTATGCCGCGTGCCTGCGCGATCTGGAAAGATGCGAACAGGCGAAGGCACTCCTAAGCGAGTCAGTTACCCTCACAACCCAGGCCCTTGGAGAAGTAGCAGGGTCCGGCACGCTCTCAAGCCTTGCATCCCTCACCTGCGAATGCGGTGATCGTGACTCAGCATGGCAATTGATCAATCAGGCACTTGCCCAATTGAGCCGGGCCGTCAGCGCCGACCGATTGGGTCCGGCGGCCGATCGCTGGCGAAAGATCACCCAGGAACTGGGCGAACAATCTCCGAAACCCCGGATTGAAGCGTATCGGGAGTTCATCGCAGACCTGCCGCTTCGCGAGTCAACGCTCCGGGTGCCGCCGAGCACCTATTGCCACGTGCTCGCTCACCTCGCGGCCATCGCCGTGCAGACCGGCGAACATCAACTGGCGAGTGAGGTCGCCGGCGAGGCGATTCGCGCATTGGATGCGCACGACCCGGAAAGCTGGCCCATACGCATCGAACTGCGACAAACGATGGCCCAAGCGCTGATGGGCGTGCACCGAACTCGCGAGGCGCGAGCCATTCTCATCGAGGTCTACAACGCGCTTCGCGAGCGCCGGGGGCCCGATCATCGCGAGACCCGAAGCGCGGCGGATCAGATCGCCGCGATTGACGGCATATCTCCCACGCAATCGACGACGCTCAATTGACGCGCGAGACCATGTCCAAATCGGACACGCTTACAAATCATTGACGCAGGTTGTGAAGTAGTGCTATTCGCCGCGCTCGTGGCGGCGGGTGGCGCGCTGTCCCCAGCGCTGCTCGACCGCGTAGCCCAGGAGCGTCGACAGGCGCTGCAATGTCAGGGCGGGGTAGTCGATGCCCAGGGCCTGGCGAACCTCGCGCGTGTTCGACTCGTCGAAGACGGGCTGGTGCTTCAGCCGCGGCATCAGCAGGTCGTACTTCTCGAACATCAGCGATTCGACCACGGTCTTGTCGGCGGGCAGGTCGTGGCTCTCGGCGAAGGTGCCGCCGGTGATGCCGAAGAAGTCCTCCAGGCCCTTCTTGAGCAGGTCCCACGTCGGCGGATTCGGGTCGGTCAGATGGTAAATCCGGCCGTGCAGCTTCGGGTTCAACACGATCTCCGCGACCATTCGGGCCGCATAGTCTACCGGCACGAGGTTTTGAATCCGATCGTCGGCGCGGCCGGGAATGCGATGCGGGATGTGCGACACGTGTCCGTTGCCGCCGCCGAACTCCGCCTTCAGCAGACTGATAAAACGAACAAACTGATAAAAGCCGCCGAACTGGGTGGTATAGCCGTTGGTGGAGTCGCCGATGATGAAACTCGGCCGCATCACCGTGAGCTTGTTGCCGTTGCCGTTTGACCAGTTGGCCAGCATTTCCTCGGCGACCCACTTCGTCTCTTCATATTCTGTCTGAAACGATGCCGGACGAGGATGAAAGACCTCGCGAATCGTCTCGGTATGCGAACCGCAAACATACGCCGTGCTGATGCTGTGAAACTTCTCGACATGGTGCCGGTCGGCCCATTCCAGAAGCGTGGCCGTGCCGTTGATGTTCGTCCGGTGCGGTTCGCCGTTGCCCTTCGAGAAGAGTTGCAGGCTGGCGGCACAGGCGAGGATGTTGTCCGTTGGGCCCCACTCGCCGTCGGGCAGGTCCTCCGGCAATGCGCCTTCACGAAGAATCAACTGGCCCGACGAAATGTAATCGTCGATTTCCGCACCCAGCGGCCTTAGCATGCCGGCGAGGCGGCGACGCGAATCCTGTAACGGCGCCCGCAGAATCGCCACGACGCGGCGACCGCGGAGCAGAAGCTCTTTGAGGACATATTGCCCGAGGAAACCGGTCGCCCCGGTCATCAAAGTGGTCGGCTGGTGGTCCGTCATGCGTGGTAATACCCGTTCGTCTGGGACGCCGAAGGTGTCAGAAGCTCCTGATCGGCACTGATACTAAGAACGAGAGTCCCCGTCCGGTTAACCGCGACTTTACGCCGGACGACTCCCTGCCGACCCCAAGCAGGAGGCGGCTCGATTCGAATGGAACATCTTCAAGGCTGTAAGGGAGGTTAGCAAGCGGAATTGTCGGGGACCGAATTCTTCCTGCCCTTCAGGGTTTCACGTCCGAAAACCGTCTATAGACCGGAAATCGGGCCTGGCGATGCAGTGTCTTTCTCGCATTCGGGGCTTCATGGTACAGTTCGACAAGCCCACATGATCCTCAGACCCTTCTCCGAACATTCGTTTCCCTGCCTCAAGCCAGAACTCATTCTTGCGCCTCCGGACCCCGCCGGACCACCCATCAATACCCGGCAGTGGCTCTCCCTTGCGCACTCAAAGTTGGCCGCGCTCCTTCCCCCGGGTCGCCCAGCCCTCATTACCGAGCAGTTGGTCAACTCCGACGGCTCGCCCGCAGATGTCTTCGCCCATTTTGGGATCGACCGCCAGCGACTCCCGAAGCTGCGCGGCAACTGGGACGGTCTCGCACACACGGCCCAGGTCTCCGGCGACAATAAGAACCAGGATGCCACCACCCCTCCATGGGAGGGTTTTGAAGACGTCAGCATTCCCGGTGCGGGCGGCGTGGAGATTTGCGGGCGACTCGGGCGAGTCAGGAAGGGAACGGAGTCCGCCAAAGCCGACTGCCTGGTGATCCTGCCCGGCCTGCTGGGGGATAACAACGTCCTGCGAACGCGTGATCTGGGAAAGGCGCTGATGGCGCATGGCTACCACGTCCTGGCACTGGAACTGCGCGGCCACGGCGACACCTATCGGGCACAACCCGAGGTCCGTTACACCTTCGGCGTGCAGGAGACACTGGACTTGCTCGCGGTCTCGCGATGGCTGGAGCAGCAGCCCTGCGTGCAGGAAACCGGGCTCGTCGGCTTTTGCTGGGGCGGCAATCATGCCTTGCTGGCCTCGTGGATTGACGGCGCGACGCCTGATCATCCCGGCATCATGAAAGACGTGGCGCCCTATTATCGCGAAATCGGCGGCCAACGGCACTATACACGCGGCGTCATGGCATTCTCCTCTGTGCTTCGATATGAAAAACTGATGACGGAGCTGGATCGGCCGTGGTCACGGTTTGAACATCCGGCCTTCGCCGGCCTGCAAAACTCCGTCAAGACACGCATGACGCATCGAAATTATCCAAATCCTTCCACAAGCCTCAGGAAGATTATTGAGGACGACCTTTGCAGCGCGAGCATGAGTTACCCCGGCTTCGTCGAGGACGCCACCCGGTTTGTCTGCCTGATGGAACCGCCTGGTTCGCCCGGATTCAACAAACTGGCCACTGCCCGGACACCGACATTAATTGTCCACGCGGCCAATGACCCGTTGGCGCCTGCCCAGGACGTCGCGGACCTGATATCGTGGACGACGAATCCGATGGTCGCGGCGATCATCCTGCCGGGCGGGGGACACATCGGCTTTGCCGCCTACGCCACGGCCTTCTACTTCAGCCTGATTTTGAGCTTCTTTTCCCGTGTCAGGAAATAGGGCCCGTTCATGCCCTGGGTGAGCTTTCAATTCTTGTGAAAGAAAACGGCGGTATTGAGGGCCGGCCTTGCAAGACTCTAGAATCCAACCGCACAGTCGCCCGGAGCAGCCATGAAGACGATGCCCGACCTGACAACGCCGATCGCCAATGAGCTCGATCGCGTCATCGAGGTGTTCGACCGCGAGCTCGGCTCCGATCTCGCTTTCGTGACCGATCTGGTCGACCAGGTGCGGCGCTATCGCGGCAAACTGCTTCGCCCGCGCCTGCTGCTGCTCTCCGGCGCGGCGACCGGCCGCATCGGTCAGGAACACATCATTCTCGCCGCCGTCGTGGAGATGGTCCACATGGCCACACTCGTACATGACGACGTCCTCGATGAAGCCGACGTGCGTCGCCGCAGCCCGACGGTCAATCGCCTGGTCGGCAACGAGGGCGCCGTCCTGCTCGGCGACTTCCTCATCTCCCACGCCTATCACCTGTGCAGCAGCCTCGACTCGACCCACGCCTCTCAGCGCGTCGCCGCGGTGACCAACACCGTCTGCGAAGGCGAGTTGATGCAGATTCACCATCGCGGCAACGAGGAATTGAGCGAGGCCGACTACCTCGAAATCATCCGCCGAAAGACCGCCGCCCTCACCAGCGTCTGCTGCGAGCTGGGCGCCTGGGCCAGTCACGCCGCCGCCGAACAGGTCCGGCAAATGGCCGACTTCGGCATGGACCTGGGCATGGCGTTTCAAATCGTTGACGACCTGCTGGACCTCACCGGTACCGAGAACGAACTCGGCAAGACGGTAGGCCGGGATGCAGACCTCGGAAAATGGACCCTGCCGGTGATTCGATTCCGCGATACGGCGGATGCTGAGGAGAAGTCTCGTCTACTCGCAGTGATGCGCGGTAGCAGCGACGATCGCACGGCCGGCCTGCGCCGTCTGCTGGCCGGCTCCGATGCCGTCTCATATGCACTGGAGGCGGCACAGGGCTACGTTCGATCCGCCCTCGCCCGCCTGGCCGAATTTCCTCCCAGCGAGGCCCGAGGCGGTCTCATCGCCGCCGCCGAATTCATCGTCACGCGCACGCATTAACGACTCCCCCCGCCGCCCACAAACCTACGCCATGATCTGAGCGAGCAGCGTTTCATCGAGCTCCGTCAGGTCTTTGATCTGTCGGTCCGCCTCGACGGCCGGCGCTGCGATGGCGTGCGGACACACCTGCACGACACGCATCCCGGCGCGCTTCGCGGCGGTGATGCCGTGGGCGCTGTCCTCGATCGCCAGACATGCCGAAGGCATCAAGTCACCGTGCCGTCCGGCGAGCAGTTCGATCGCCCTCAAAAATCCTGCCGGGTCGGGCTTCGAAAGCGCGACTTCATCCGTCGACACAATATGCTCGAAGGCGTCCAACAAGCCCGCGTGTCGTAGTATGGCCTCTATCTCGACGCGCTGGGCCCCGCTGCAGATCGCCAATGGGAATCGTGTCCGCGCCCATCCCACAAACGACTCGACGCCCGGCAGGAGCGGCAGGCCCCCCTCAATGTGCCGTCGATAAGCCGCGTCTTTCTTCTTGAGCAAGAGCTGTATCGTCTCATCAGTCGGAGACTCGCCCGACTCGCGGAACAATCTTCGAAGGAACGTCGCGTCGTTGAGGCCGAGATAATCGGCGAGATAGTTTTCCCACGTCGGCACCTGCAAGTCGCCGTCCAGCACATCCGCAAAGGCCCGATGATGAAGCGGCTCGGTATCGGCTATGACGCCGTCGAAATCAAAAACGATCGCCTGAAGCATCGTGACCATGTTAATCGCCAGGTCGTTCCGTGTCGGCGCCGGCTCCAAAAGAGCCGGCGCTAATTGTCCCCACGAATATCCTGCGCATTGCGAAGGCCGTCGCGGGTCAGGTCGCTGCGCTCGACCGGGCTCGGCATCATGTTGGCCCCGACGAACAGGTCCCTGAACGTCGCGAGATCGCCGACGTGCTCGCCGAAAGTGCGGACAAGTTGTCAACAGGCGCCTTTGGCGGCCTCACCGAACCGTATTATCATGTCGACAAAATGATGAGCGGCGAAGTGACCGGGAGGATTAAGTTGAATCACAAAGATGAGATCTCGTTGTTCGCCGCCCATTTGGGTGACCGCTTCCGACGACTTGCCCGATTCGCAATCGCACTACTTCTCCTATCCCCTCTTGTATGCGCGCGAGCCGACGACGGCCGCGCGGCGAAGAATTCACGGATTGCCGCAGACGTCTTTCCCAGAATCGCCGATCTCAATGCCCATCTCTCCCAGGAAAAGGCGACGGAACTACCCATGAAGATGCGGAGCCTTGTGAGCGGGGAGTTTCAGTTCTACCGCGGCTCGGCCGACCTCTTCTACGACTGGTGTGCAAAAAACGCATCCGACTGGGCCAATGACAAGGACGCATTCCTGCGACTTCACGGAGATATCCACATCGGCAACATCGGCACCCTCCGCGTCACCGGTCCCGGCGGCACGGCGATCGGGTTCGGCCTTGTCGATTTCGATGAAACCGTTGAAGGGCCGTTCCAGCTCGACCTGCTGCGCGGCGCGGTCAGCCTGCGATTTGCCGCGCGCGATCAGGACAGCCCCCTGGCCGACGAATCGTGGCATCGCGTGGTGGCGGCCATGTGCGATGCCTATGGCGAGGCAATCAGCGGTGATGTTTCCGTCACCAGACTAGAGGCGGAGTACAAGCCAATTCGCAAGCTGATGGACGACGCGTCAAGCGGCAAGCCGTGGAAGCACGCGAAAAAATACCTCGTAAAAAAGCGTGACGACAGATTCGCCCGCATACGCTTCAAGAAGAAAAAGCCTTCAGACATCATGAGCCCCGTCGATGCCAACG
Proteins encoded in this region:
- a CDS encoding polyprenyl synthetase family protein, whose protein sequence is MKTMPDLTTPIANELDRVIEVFDRELGSDLAFVTDLVDQVRRYRGKLLRPRLLLLSGAATGRIGQEHIILAAVVEMVHMATLVHDDVLDEADVRRRSPTVNRLVGNEGAVLLGDFLISHAYHLCSSLDSTHASQRVAAVTNTVCEGELMQIHHRGNEELSEADYLEIIRRKTAALTSVCCELGAWASHAAAEQVRQMADFGMDLGMAFQIVDDLLDLTGTENELGKTVGRDADLGKWTLPVIRFRDTADAEEKSRLLAVMRGSSDDRTAGLRRLLAGSDAVSYALEAAQGYVRSALARLAEFPPSEARGGLIAAAEFIVTRTH
- a CDS encoding serine/threonine protein kinase yields the protein MSAAPWSQVRRIVEAAIHCPAHRRDRLLDRACRGSADLRRQVSDLLSQELPDESWLESPVAGAATHLLELSHLVGRTGYIGRYRIGEVIAVGGMGVVLRGIDESTDHPRPVAIKILPRGLCTRRTLRAFRRERRLLEQLNHPNITQILESGLCPDGQPYIVMELVDGHPIDQYFRLHPTSLEDRLSLFRAVCLAVHYAHQSLIVHRDLKPGNILVGTGGVVKLLDFGIAKLLDPDARAAGSKTETMMDAMTLQYSSPEQIRGEPITTATDVYSLGVILYELLAGRPPYDLSRSSRYEAEKTICELTPQSPREASMDGGAEWSSALDRIAMMAMHKEPGRRYASAEQLAEDIRRYLDGVTVMAYKPGRFERAIGLMKKHRVAFGVAAASFAAVCTLAIVSAFAAHEATVSRDRERKARQVSQSINGFMSELLAMARPERLGSSDSGLHVLQEASALVEHELGDQPNIAAGVYMQIASAYFNLRRDAESIRNYRSALACLRRSDPPDKERLAECLGSLGAALSYRDDEEGLTLQREALQIRREQYGENDLRVAKSMHGVGFALTRCARPPRYKEAEELYRAALDMRRRLGAEESAATAHNLHALAALMRHQNRLEESATQYEQALVLSRRVLRPLDGQLIDLLNDYAACLRDLERCEQAKALLSESVTLTTQALGEVAGSGTLSSLASLTCECGDRDSAWQLINQALAQLSRAVSADRLGPAADRWRKITQELGEQSPKPRIEAYREFIADLPLRESTLRVPPSTYCHVLAHLAAIAVQTGEHQLASEVAGEAIRALDAHDPESWPIRIELRQTMAQALMGVHRTREARAILIEVYNALRERRGPDHRETRSAADQIAAIDGISPTQSTTLN
- a CDS encoding HAD family phosphatase; translation: MVTMLQAIVFDFDGVIADTEPLHHRAFADVLDGDLQVPTWENYLADYLGLNDATFLRRLFRESGESPTDETIQLLLKKKDAAYRRHIEGGLPLLPGVESFVGWARTRFPLAICSGAQRVEIEAILRHAGLLDAFEHIVSTDEVALSKPDPAGFLRAIELLAGRHGDLMPSACLAIEDSAHGITAAKRAGMRVVQVCPHAIAAPAVEADRQIKDLTELDETLLAQIMA
- a CDS encoding alpha/beta fold hydrolase, producing the protein MILRPFSEHSFPCLKPELILAPPDPAGPPINTRQWLSLAHSKLAALLPPGRPALITEQLVNSDGSPADVFAHFGIDRQRLPKLRGNWDGLAHTAQVSGDNKNQDATTPPWEGFEDVSIPGAGGVEICGRLGRVRKGTESAKADCLVILPGLLGDNNVLRTRDLGKALMAHGYHVLALELRGHGDTYRAQPEVRYTFGVQETLDLLAVSRWLEQQPCVQETGLVGFCWGGNHALLASWIDGATPDHPGIMKDVAPYYREIGGQRHYTRGVMAFSSVLRYEKLMTELDRPWSRFEHPAFAGLQNSVKTRMTHRNYPNPSTSLRKIIEDDLCSASMSYPGFVEDATRFVCLMEPPGSPGFNKLATARTPTLIVHAANDPLAPAQDVADLISWTTNPMVAAIILPGGGHIGFAAYATAFYFSLILSFFSRVRK
- a CDS encoding SDR family oxidoreductase yields the protein MTDHQPTTLMTGATGFLGQYVLKELLLRGRRVVAILRAPLQDSRRRLAGMLRPLGAEIDDYISSGQLILREGALPEDLPDGEWGPTDNILACAASLQLFSKGNGEPHRTNINGTATLLEWADRHHVEKFHSISTAYVCGSHTETIREVFHPRPASFQTEYEETKWVAEEMLANWSNGNGNKLTVMRPSFIIGDSTNGYTTQFGGFYQFVRFISLLKAEFGGGNGHVSHIPHRIPGRADDRIQNLVPVDYAARMVAEIVLNPKLHGRIYHLTDPNPPTWDLLKKGLEDFFGITGGTFAESHDLPADKTVVESLMFEKYDLLMPRLKHQPVFDESNTREVRQALGIDYPALTLQRLSTLLGYAVEQRWGQRATRRHERGE
- a CDS encoding DUF2252 family protein, whose protein sequence is MNHKDEISLFAAHLGDRFRRLARFAIALLLLSPLVCARADDGRAAKNSRIAADVFPRIADLNAHLSQEKATELPMKMRSLVSGEFQFYRGSADLFYDWCAKNASDWANDKDAFLRLHGDIHIGNIGTLRVTGPGGTAIGFGLVDFDETVEGPFQLDLLRGAVSLRFAARDQDSPLADESWHRVVAAMCDAYGEAISGDVSVTRLEAEYKPIRKLMDDASSGKPWKHAKKYLVKKRDDRFARIRFKKKKPSDIMSPVDANARSEVVAALWDARNLRGTRLVDSIGLSDRDRLEAAVRDVARWTRLGSGGSQGLDKFLVLLDRKVIGENGPFIIELKEEPASAAERAGYLAASKSGKTRARDVVEGHERLWMQSPWCVGYSAIGDKGFLVRSKGPWAEELDEDDFEGMAGTMRAAKIIGSAVGLAHRAGLRSATGNNQAVVQTIQSQLAKSAGEIEQRGKQLDDHLRAQFTSLKNDPRAAKLVQQADAFIASALRNGSSNR
- a CDS encoding RNA polymerase subunit sigma-70, which produces MSRIPHTLHNAQPLSTVVYRSLRAMAHRHLAGERHDHTLQPTALAHEAYIRVSHRADGFPADPAQFLLAAAGAMRCILVDHARRRAAQKRGGDVHRARAPVDLIQADSARVDLLALDESLNRLRELDAQLAQVVEMRYFGGLGDADIADVLKCSTRSVRRAWSVARAWLARELRP